A part of Methanohalobium evestigatum Z-7303 genomic DNA contains:
- a CDS encoding anaerobic ribonucleoside-triphosphate reductase activating protein yields the protein MQFNHGATVPISTIDWHGKVSIVISFRGCPFRCPYCHNYELLTGSNFVDISEIESQINKSKIFVDNVVFTGGEPFMQPDALKHLVGFAKQNNLLVGINTNGFYPERIKEIICEGKVDKFFVDLKAPLDNVDLYRKISGYNSSDYPEPVNRVAESLKILYENGVEFELRTTVVRDFIGNSDDITKISGWISKHLSKDVPYVIQRGIPEHSKDSDLHGIKPLEREEILGLSEYACNYLNDVRINTDLGYEKVC from the coding sequence ATGCAGTTTAATCACGGAGCAACAGTACCTATATCGACTATCGATTGGCACGGGAAGGTGTCAATCGTTATATCTTTTAGAGGATGTCCGTTCAGGTGTCCATACTGCCATAACTACGAACTGTTAACAGGTTCAAATTTTGTTGATATCAGTGAAATCGAATCACAAATCAACAAGTCCAAAATTTTTGTAGACAATGTAGTGTTTACAGGAGGGGAACCATTCATGCAACCCGACGCTCTGAAACATTTGGTTGGTTTTGCTAAGCAGAATAATCTACTTGTAGGAATCAACACAAATGGTTTTTATCCGGAACGTATAAAAGAAATTATTTGTGAGGGAAAAGTTGATAAATTTTTTGTTGATTTAAAAGCTCCCCTTGATAATGTGGATTTATACAGAAAAATATCGGGTTATAATAGTTCAGATTATCCAGAGCCTGTAAACAGAGTGGCTGAATCTTTAAAAATATTATATGAAAATGGGGTTGAATTTGAACTTCGGACCACTGTGGTTCGTGATTTTATAGGTAATTCCGATGACATAACAAAAATATCTGGATGGATATCCAAACATCTATCTAAAGATGTACCCTATGTTATCCAGAGAGGAATTCCTGAGCATTCAAAGGATTCGGATTTACATGGAATAAAACCGCTGGAAAGAGAGGAAATCCTGGGTCTTTCTGAATATGCCTGTAATTATTTGAATGATGTACGTATAAACACTGATTTAGGATATGAGAAAGTTTGTTAA
- a CDS encoding cobyric acid synthase, producing the protein MKSKTNGDTKSLLILGTASHVGKSAIVTALCNVFSRNYRVAPFKAQNMSLNSWITKDGKEIGIAQAIQAKAAGVEPTADMNPILLKPKGDRQSQVIILGEPYADKTAGEYYDSIEDTHEILKGSLDRLSDEYEIIVMEGAGGAAEINLYERDVVNIGTARATNAPIILVGDIERGGVFASLYGTIELLPEDVRKRVSGFIINKFRGDPEILNPGLEELEKRTGIPVLGVLPFSSINIPSEDSVSINDKSNNNDSSNDVEIAIIRLPRISNFTDFEPLEKLAKVNYVDLEDNLGNPDAVIIPGTKNTISDFVDLRESGMYDQIKKLHGKIPIIGICGGYQMLGTKIHDSGVEGEQKAEYEGLGLLDIETIFDAYKKTTVQTTKTITCGGPLLEPIKGEKISGYEIHMGDTTSQNFVFDDDGCMDDTGLVFGTYLHGLFENENIRNSFVRYLCEKKGLEFKPQKIISQQEAYNMLGDMVSDGLDMEKLYDILGIGSGKV; encoded by the coding sequence ATGAAATCAAAAACTAATGGCGATACAAAAAGCTTGCTTATACTGGGAACTGCGTCACATGTAGGTAAAAGTGCTATAGTAACCGCGTTATGTAATGTATTTTCCAGAAATTATAGAGTAGCACCTTTTAAAGCCCAGAACATGAGTCTGAATTCATGGATTACAAAGGACGGTAAAGAAATTGGTATTGCACAGGCAATACAAGCTAAAGCTGCAGGAGTTGAACCTACTGCAGACATGAACCCCATCCTGCTCAAACCCAAGGGTGATCGACAATCTCAGGTTATAATTCTTGGGGAACCGTATGCTGATAAAACCGCAGGAGAATATTACGATTCTATTGAAGATACTCATGAAATATTAAAAGGATCTCTGGATAGATTAAGTGATGAATATGAAATCATAGTAATGGAGGGTGCTGGTGGTGCTGCTGAAATCAACCTTTATGAGAGGGATGTTGTCAATATCGGCACTGCAAGGGCTACAAATGCACCAATTATACTTGTAGGAGATATTGAACGCGGTGGTGTGTTTGCAAGTCTTTACGGCACTATTGAACTACTTCCAGAAGATGTCCGCAAAAGAGTATCAGGTTTTATTATAAACAAATTCAGAGGTGATCCGGAAATCCTTAACCCCGGTCTTGAGGAACTGGAAAAACGAACAGGCATACCTGTTCTTGGAGTGTTGCCGTTTTCAAGTATTAACATTCCGTCTGAAGATTCAGTATCCATCAATGACAAATCAAATAACAATGATAGCAGCAATGATGTAGAAATTGCAATTATAAGACTTCCAAGGATTTCAAACTTTACCGATTTTGAGCCGCTGGAGAAGCTTGCAAAGGTAAATTATGTAGATTTAGAAGACAACCTTGGCAATCCCGATGCTGTTATCATACCCGGTACTAAAAACACCATCAGTGATTTTGTAGACCTTAGAGAAAGCGGGATGTATGACCAGATTAAAAAACTACACGGAAAAATACCAATTATTGGAATATGCGGCGGATACCAGATGCTTGGAACAAAAATCCATGATTCCGGTGTCGAAGGTGAACAAAAAGCAGAGTACGAGGGTCTGGGATTACTGGATATTGAAACCATATTTGATGCCTACAAAAAGACAACTGTGCAGACTACAAAAACCATAACATGTGGCGGACCACTGCTGGAACCCATCAAAGGAGAGAAAATATCAGGATATGAAATCCATATGGGTGATACAACATCACAAAATTTTGTTTTTGATGATGATGGATGCATGGACGATACGGGACTTGTATTTGGAACTTACTTGCATGGTTTATTTGAAAATGAAAATATCAGGAACTCGTTTGTCAGATATCTCTGTGAGAAAAAAGGGCTGGAATTTAAGCCACAAAAAATTATATCACAACAAGAAGCCTATAATATGCTGGGAGATATGGTCTCTGACGGACTGGACATGGAAAAATTATACGACATTCTGGGTATAGGGTCTGGTAAGGTTTAA
- the cbiT gene encoding precorrin-6Y C5,15-methyltransferase (decarboxylating) subunit CbiT: MSNLLYISGGPTKPEVISVSLSKLDLHDGDTFVDLGCGTGAVSIEASKMRQGLKIYAIDSRSEAIDTAAQNFETYQLQDVNLIHGESSKVLTENADIDSIDCAFIGGTKNINQVLEILVDKGVNNLVINAVRMETVVKAMQKMRNMDIFDEVLHLSVSHGTPIAGETMFKPDNPVYIIVGKSQSRLNQ; the protein is encoded by the coding sequence TTGTCTAATTTACTGTATATCAGTGGTGGTCCAACAAAACCGGAAGTTATCTCTGTATCGTTATCCAAACTCGATTTGCATGACGGGGATACATTTGTAGATTTGGGCTGTGGTACAGGTGCTGTATCTATAGAGGCATCTAAAATGAGACAGGGACTTAAAATTTATGCAATTGATTCACGTTCTGAAGCAATTGATACCGCAGCCCAAAATTTTGAAACGTATCAGTTACAGGATGTAAACCTGATTCATGGTGAATCTTCTAAGGTTTTAACCGAGAATGCAGATATTGATTCAATAGATTGTGCTTTTATAGGAGGCACAAAAAACATCAATCAGGTGCTTGAAATACTTGTAGACAAAGGTGTAAATAACCTTGTAATAAACGCAGTGCGGATGGAAACCGTTGTCAAAGCCATGCAGAAAATGCGTAATATGGATATATTTGATGAAGTGCTGCATCTGTCGGTTTCACACGGGACACCTATTGCAGGTGAAACCATGTTTAAACCTGACAATCCTGTTTATATAATAGTGGGTAAATCACAATCCAGACTAAATCAATAA
- a CDS encoding cobalt-factor II C(20)-methyltransferase, with the protein MLIGVGLGPGDPELLTLKAVNTLKKSSKVYVPGRLAAELVEPYADPEILEFPMLKDYDVLNDVWKQNAEIVAEDARDDLVSFGLIGDPNFFSTFSHLERVLNRLYPEVETDTIPGISSITAFASRTRTPVYSSFEVNDGSDIDSKVVLKAKKPREIMGEMRKEGFNDFAFAQRLFMDNEVVIKDVDKIPEKGNYFSIMYGRKSNQVNNNE; encoded by the coding sequence ATGCTAATAGGAGTAGGATTAGGACCTGGAGACCCAGAACTTCTGACATTAAAAGCAGTAAATACCTTGAAAAAGAGTTCCAAGGTCTATGTACCGGGCAGACTTGCTGCAGAACTGGTAGAACCGTATGCAGACCCTGAAATACTTGAATTTCCCATGCTCAAGGATTACGATGTTTTAAATGACGTCTGGAAACAAAATGCAGAGATTGTTGCAGAAGATGCAAGGGATGATCTGGTATCTTTTGGGTTAATCGGCGACCCGAATTTTTTCTCAACTTTTTCACACCTTGAACGTGTTTTGAACAGACTCTATCCGGAAGTGGAAACTGATACAATACCCGGTATAAGTTCCATCACAGCGTTTGCATCCAGAACCAGAACACCTGTTTATTCTTCTTTTGAAGTGAATGATGGTTCTGATATTGATTCAAAGGTTGTTCTGAAGGCAAAAAAACCCAGAGAGATAATGGGAGAAATGCGAAAAGAAGGGTTTAATGATTTTGCTTTTGCACAGCGTCTTTTTATGGACAATGAGGTTGTCATCAAGGATGTAGATAAAATTCCCGAGAAAGGGAACTATTTTAGTATCATGTACGGTAGAAAATCCAATCAGGTGAATAATAATGAATGA
- the cobM gene encoding precorrin-4 C(11)-methyltransferase, which translates to MNDNKVYFVGSGPGDAKLITVKGKELLENADTVIYAGSLVNPEILDYSNGEMMDSYGMTLDEITSKIVDDVKSDKMVVRLHSGDPSLYGSILEQMDELKKHDIDVEIVPGVSSVFASASSLKTQMTLNGVSDSLIITRPAGKTLDEDKINELSKHHETMAIFLGTQKIDQIMEKVDYPSDTPVAVIYHASWDDEKVIKGTVSDISQKVKDAGVKRSAMIIIGGVVDPIEFRRSYLYGVPQEPL; encoded by the coding sequence ATGAATGATAATAAGGTATATTTTGTGGGTTCAGGTCCCGGTGATGCAAAATTAATCACAGTCAAGGGCAAAGAACTCCTTGAAAATGCGGATACAGTAATATATGCAGGTTCGCTTGTAAATCCTGAAATCCTTGACTATTCAAATGGTGAAATGATGGACAGTTACGGGATGACCCTTGATGAAATCACCTCTAAGATAGTTGATGATGTTAAATCCGATAAAATGGTAGTTCGCCTGCATAGTGGTGACCCTTCCCTTTACGGGTCGATATTGGAACAAATGGATGAACTGAAAAAACACGATATAGATGTGGAAATTGTACCGGGTGTTTCGTCAGTTTTTGCATCTGCATCATCGCTTAAGACCCAGATGACCCTAAACGGGGTGTCTGATAGTTTGATTATTACCCGACCTGCAGGTAAAACACTTGATGAAGATAAAATCAATGAATTATCCAAACATCATGAAACCATGGCAATTTTCCTCGGAACTCAAAAAATCGACCAGATAATGGAAAAGGTGGATTATCCTTCAGATACACCTGTAGCTGTTATATATCATGCATCATGGGATGATGAGAAAGTTATCAAAGGAACTGTATCAGATATATCACAGAAAGTAAAAGATGCGGGTGTTAAAAGGTCTGCGATGATTATCATTGGCGGAGTAGTAGACCCCATCGAATTCAGGAGGTCGTATCTATACGGAGTACCACAGGAACCGCTGTAA
- a CDS encoding cobalamin biosynthesis protein CbiG, with product MYDKDVFKKAFEEYDIIVAVFATGIVVRDIAPLLKDKWTDPAVVVVDSNLSFAIPLLGGHHGANDTARRIAYLGAVPVITTATEVHQKNSVEGIASSMGCDIVNKDSTKTVNCALLEQDVEVLELRGPKIVKVDDDVSVLKRKRQDDN from the coding sequence ATATATGACAAAGACGTTTTTAAAAAAGCGTTTGAAGAATATGATATAATTGTAGCAGTGTTTGCAACAGGTATTGTTGTAAGAGATATTGCGCCTTTGTTAAAGGATAAATGGACTGACCCGGCTGTAGTGGTAGTGGATTCAAATCTATCATTTGCCATACCTTTACTTGGTGGACATCATGGTGCCAATGACACGGCACGCAGGATTGCTTATCTTGGGGCGGTTCCTGTAATTACTACCGCCACAGAAGTGCACCAGAAAAATTCAGTGGAAGGAATTGCATCATCTATGGGATGCGATATAGTGAATAAAGACTCCACCAAGACAGTTAACTGTGCACTACTCGAGCAGGATGTGGAAGTCCTGGAACTTAGAGGTCCCAAGATAGTAAAGGTTGATGATGATGTTTCTGTACTTAAAAGGAAAAGGCAGGATGACAATTGA
- a CDS encoding cobalamin biosynthesis protein → MTLVIGIGTRKDVTTQEVIDAVSKALNESGYNLDDISFMASAKMKENETGLLDAANIMDIKIQFIPHDILNQHKSPTKSQASRFGLDGVAEPSAIALSEKKELLLRKRKYGRVTIAIAE, encoded by the coding sequence TTGACACTGGTAATTGGAATCGGAACTCGAAAGGATGTAACAACCCAGGAAGTAATTGATGCTGTTTCAAAAGCATTGAATGAGTCAGGTTATAATCTGGATGATATATCATTCATGGCATCCGCTAAAATGAAAGAAAACGAAACCGGTCTACTGGATGCTGCGAATATAATGGATATAAAAATTCAATTTATACCTCATGATATACTCAATCAACACAAATCACCTACAAAATCACAGGCAAGCCGATTTGGGCTTGATGGAGTTGCAGAACCATCTGCAATAGCGCTTTCGGAAAAAAAGGAATTGTTGTTAAGGAAGAGAAAATATGGCAGAGTCACAATCGCAATCGCAGAATAA
- the cobJ gene encoding precorrin-3B C(17)-methyltransferase, with translation MAESQSQSQNKHGKLYVVGIGPGSVEYLTIHARDVIQNSDYVIGNGTYLDQIESLLNGQEIIRSSMGKEVDRASRAVELAQSSVVSMVSGGDANIYGMAGLVLEVAENAKQDVEVEIVPGVTAITASASILGSPIVNDFAVISLSDLLTPWDMIEKRLDSAASTDFVISLYNPKSRKRNSNFARAIEIIKQYRDGSVPVGLVKNALRDEKQDYIVTTLDNVLDYEDWVDMRTTVLVGNSESRIWSQSGSDRIITPRGYHRKYEY, from the coding sequence ATGGCAGAGTCACAATCGCAATCGCAGAATAAACATGGTAAGCTCTATGTAGTAGGGATTGGTCCGGGTTCAGTAGAATATTTAACAATACATGCCAGAGATGTAATTCAAAATTCGGACTATGTTATAGGCAACGGTACTTACCTTGACCAGATTGAAAGTTTGTTGAACGGTCAGGAAATAATACGTAGCTCTATGGGTAAAGAAGTAGACCGTGCCAGCAGGGCAGTTGAACTTGCCCAAAGTTCAGTTGTATCTATGGTAAGTGGTGGAGATGCCAATATTTATGGAATGGCAGGTCTGGTTCTTGAGGTTGCAGAAAATGCCAAACAGGATGTAGAGGTTGAAATAGTACCTGGGGTAACTGCCATAACTGCATCTGCAAGTATTCTTGGTTCACCGATTGTAAATGATTTTGCTGTTATAAGTCTTAGTGATTTGCTTACCCCATGGGATATGATAGAAAAACGTCTCGATTCAGCAGCATCAACGGATTTTGTTATATCTTTATATAATCCCAAAAGCAGAAAACGGAACTCTAATTTTGCACGAGCTATAGAAATAATCAAACAATATAGAGATGGTTCTGTACCTGTGGGGCTTGTCAAAAATGCACTTCGTGATGAAAAACAGGATTATATTGTAACAACACTTGATAATGTATTGGATTATGAAGACTGGGTGGACATGCGTACCACTGTACTTGTTGGCAACAGTGAATCACGTATCTGGAGCCAAAGCGGTTCGGATAGAATAATAACTCCAAGGGGGTATCACAGAAAATATGAATACTAA
- a CDS encoding precorrin-8X methylmutase — protein MNTKSKNSQEDSGDDNLDEFVEFTTDIDPELVEICNDSGAQTKEAKAIYMTSRNIARKIVGDETPEDRIRQRCVISTGDPSVAEIMKFKNDPINSGVDAIKKGSPIFVDIRMVKAGITTKGHNCDVICVLDRDENAEIAHKYGITRTAAGFLKCKDEIEGAIIAIGNAPSAAITVCRLIEHGVRPALVVGTPVGFVNSAESKEMVRNMDVPSITCEGTRGGTPIAVACVNELVSIAHEKQECE, from the coding sequence ATGAATACTAAAAGCAAAAACTCACAAGAGGATTCAGGGGACGACAATCTGGATGAGTTTGTGGAATTCACTACCGATATTGACCCTGAACTTGTAGAAATCTGTAATGATAGTGGTGCACAAACTAAAGAAGCAAAAGCCATCTACATGACAAGCCGCAACATTGCACGTAAAATAGTTGGAGATGAAACACCTGAAGACCGGATACGTCAAAGATGTGTAATATCCACTGGAGACCCATCAGTTGCAGAAATCATGAAGTTTAAAAACGACCCCATTAACTCGGGAGTTGATGCCATTAAAAAAGGCTCTCCTATATTTGTAGATATCAGGATGGTTAAGGCAGGCATCACTACAAAAGGACACAACTGTGATGTGATATGTGTTCTTGATAGGGATGAAAATGCAGAAATTGCTCATAAATATGGCATTACAAGGACTGCAGCAGGTTTCCTGAAATGTAAGGACGAAATTGAGGGGGCTATAATAGCAATCGGGAATGCACCTTCTGCCGCGATAACAGTTTGCCGGCTAATAGAACATGGTGTACGTCCTGCACTTGTAGTGGGTACACCTGTAGGATTTGTAAATTCAGCCGAATCAAAGGAAATGGTTCGGAATATGGATGTACCATCAATTACCTGTGAAGGTACAAGAGGTGGAACTCCAATTGCAGTAGCGTGTGTTAATGAACTTGTTTCTATTGCACACGAAAAACAGGAATGTGAATAA
- a CDS encoding cytochrome c biogenesis CcdA family protein: MDFITSASTAGPAAAFVAGIASIISPCVLPLLPAILAYSSNNGKYRPIAIILGLSISFTLMGIITSAFSAGFQAYRDYIYLVAEIVIIGLGLVMLLEFNIFNNALLDKFSSKRLNNNGLLGGLVLGISLGIIWIPCVGPILGAILTMVAVGSNIIQGGFLLFIYSMGFAVPMLIIAYSANITTSKLGKISKYGIYVKKAAGIVLISIGLWMIYTNHISTYML; encoded by the coding sequence ATGGATTTTATAACATCTGCCTCAACAGCCGGTCCCGCTGCAGCGTTTGTTGCAGGGATTGCCAGTATCATTTCACCGTGTGTTCTACCTTTATTACCTGCAATACTTGCATATTCCAGTAACAATGGAAAATACAGACCAATTGCCATTATACTGGGATTATCGATATCCTTTACCTTAATGGGAATAATAACATCGGCTTTCAGTGCTGGTTTTCAGGCATATAGGGATTATATTTACCTTGTTGCTGAAATAGTCATTATAGGGCTAGGACTGGTGATGTTGCTTGAGTTTAACATATTCAATAATGCATTACTGGATAAATTCTCCAGTAAACGTTTAAACAATAACGGATTATTGGGTGGACTGGTTCTGGGCATATCTCTTGGGATTATATGGATTCCATGTGTAGGACCTATACTTGGAGCAATTCTTACTATGGTTGCTGTAGGTAGCAATATCATTCAGGGTGGATTTTTACTTTTTATATATTCGATGGGATTTGCAGTTCCGATGCTGATAATAGCCTACTCTGCAAACATAACAACATCAAAACTTGGTAAAATTTCAAAATATGGAATTTATGTGAAAAAAGCAGCTGGTATAGTGCTGATATCAATCGGACTCTGGATGATTTACACCAATCATATTTCAACCTATATGCTGTGA
- a CDS encoding thioredoxin family protein: MKKLVLFTILSIFILSTIGCIESDTGAENNNNGYTSGGSDRVTSIQQINNTVENKSVLIEFGAEWCSACDRQRPIIEDIANEYKDKAEVMYVNVDMTPDIAKRFNIRSIPDSVVVVDINSGGEYVYMTENGDTTIQREKARFLGVTQKQRLVKTLEYAIENRTG, translated from the coding sequence ATGAAAAAACTCGTATTATTCACAATTTTATCAATATTTATACTATCTACAATCGGTTGTATAGAAAGTGATACTGGTGCTGAAAATAACAATAATGGTTATACATCCGGTGGTTCAGATAGAGTTACCAGCATCCAGCAGATAAACAATACAGTTGAAAACAAGTCAGTTTTGATTGAATTTGGTGCTGAATGGTGCTCTGCATGTGACAGACAAAGACCGATTATTGAAGATATCGCAAATGAATACAAGGATAAAGCAGAGGTCATGTACGTAAATGTGGATATGACACCAGATATTGCCAAAAGATTCAATATTCGTTCGATACCTGATTCTGTTGTCGTTGTTGATATCAACAGCGGTGGAGAATATGTATACATGACAGAAAACGGTGATACAACCATCCAGCGCGAAAAAGCCAGATTTTTAGGTGTCACTCAAAAACAAAGACTTGTAAAAACACTTGAATATGCAATTGAAAACAGAACCGGTTAA
- a CDS encoding 2,5-diamino-6-(ribosylamino)-4(3H)-pyrimidinone 5'-phosphate reductase: MNEKQTNTINRPFIFLNAAVSADGKISTKERKQVKISGDNDFERVDELKKESDGVMVGIGTVLADDPSLTIKSENRKKYRKNNGLDENPARIVVDSNGRTPIDADIFKKGEGKRVIAVSKCAPEKKIKTLKEKADIIVAGNDKVDLKILVEKLKDMGIEKLMVEGGSNLNWSLLSLKLVDEIHAFIGNIIIGGSTAPSLVGGSGFPETDMLKLKLVDFEQMDDGLLVRWQVEKQ; this comes from the coding sequence ATGAATGAAAAACAAACCAATACCATTAATAGACCCTTTATTTTTCTAAATGCTGCTGTATCGGCAGACGGAAAAATATCCACAAAAGAACGCAAGCAGGTCAAGATATCAGGAGACAATGACTTTGAACGTGTTGATGAACTTAAAAAGGAATCTGATGGAGTAATGGTAGGTATCGGAACGGTGCTTGCTGATGACCCGAGCCTTACCATAAAATCCGAAAATCGAAAAAAATACCGAAAGAATAATGGTCTTGATGAAAACCCTGCACGGATAGTTGTAGACAGCAATGGCAGAACACCTATAGATGCTGATATTTTTAAAAAAGGCGAAGGAAAACGAGTAATTGCTGTCTCAAAATGTGCACCAGAGAAGAAGATAAAAACACTAAAAGAAAAAGCAGATATTATTGTTGCCGGTAATGATAAAGTAGACCTTAAAATACTGGTTGAAAAATTAAAAGATATGGGAATTGAAAAATTAATGGTTGAAGGGGGATCCAACTTAAACTGGAGCCTTTTATCCCTGAAACTTGTAGATGAAATTCATGCTTTTATAGGTAATATCATTATAGGTGGGTCTACCGCACCAAGCCTTGTTGGTGGTTCAGGGTTTCCAGAAACAGATATGCTTAAATTAAAACTTGTAGATTTTGAGCAGATGGATGATGGTCTATTGGTTAGATGGCAAGTTGAAAAACAGTAA
- a CDS encoding CBS domain-containing protein, giving the protein MPKNTKIRDIMIKDVAYATIPGSREEVLEILKDKQVSGVPVIKENKVVGIVSRNNLLKYPEEEQLALLMTRDPVTISPDVDITVAARLLLDHDVRRLPVVDGDQLVGLVTIADVVGSMADLNITDQIDMYLNGGLVPVWDETPLPVVAKIMEFSNVNVSPVLDKSLGFVGLISDRDIISASIIEDSVEVSDMSATAEDEDEWTWESIRDTMSIYYSVSRIKAPNVATSEIMVTDLITATPMSGVSECALSMKRHDIDQIPVINGNGDLLGLLRDRDLLKALLEH; this is encoded by the coding sequence ATGCCAAAAAATACCAAAATAAGAGACATAATGATTAAAGATGTTGCATATGCAACAATTCCCGGTTCACGGGAAGAAGTTCTTGAAATATTAAAAGATAAACAGGTTTCCGGGGTGCCTGTTATCAAAGAAAATAAAGTAGTGGGGATTGTCAGCCGCAATAATTTGCTCAAATATCCTGAAGAGGAACAGCTTGCACTTCTTATGACAAGAGACCCTGTTACTATTTCACCTGATGTTGATATTACAGTAGCTGCAAGACTACTCCTTGACCATGACGTTCGCAGGTTACCTGTTGTAGATGGAGATCAGCTTGTAGGACTTGTAACCATTGCAGATGTGGTTGGAAGCATGGCTGACCTTAATATAACTGACCAGATTGATATGTATCTTAATGGCGGACTTGTTCCTGTATGGGATGAAACCCCGCTACCTGTTGTGGCAAAAATTATGGAATTTTCAAATGTGAATGTATCTCCAGTACTTGACAAAAGTCTCGGTTTTGTGGGATTGATTTCTGATAGAGATATTATAAGCGCCAGTATTATTGAGGATTCAGTTGAAGTATCGGACATGTCAGCAACTGCAGAAGATGAAGATGAATGGACATGGGAATCAATAAGAGATACTATGAGTATCTACTATAGTGTTTCAAGAATAAAAGCACCAAATGTAGCTACCAGTGAGATAATGGTTACTGATTTAATCACAGCCACTCCGATGTCTGGGGTAAGTGAATGCGCACTATCCATGAAACGTCATGACATCGACCAGATACCTGTTATCAATGGTAACGGTGACTTACTGGGACTTCTCAGAGACCGTGACCTCTTAAAAGCGTTACTGGAACACTAA
- a CDS encoding universal stress protein produces MNSDLYKKILIATDGSEQNQKAIEYGVDLAKISNAKVYPVYVVDTAAFSSIPMDSGWEMMYDLIKKEGREATDQVVKLAEEAGLESEPTVLEGHPSHEIIDFAKNNDIDVIVMGTLGKSGLDKFLLGSVAEKVIRNSPAPVLVVRGEEKKE; encoded by the coding sequence ATGAATAGTGATTTATACAAAAAAATATTGATTGCTACCGATGGTTCAGAACAAAATCAAAAAGCGATTGAATACGGAGTTGACCTTGCAAAAATCAGCAATGCAAAGGTTTACCCTGTCTATGTAGTTGATACTGCTGCATTTTCCTCCATCCCTATGGATTCAGGCTGGGAAATGATGTATGACCTTATAAAAAAGGAAGGCAGAGAAGCAACCGATCAAGTAGTTAAATTGGCGGAAGAAGCGGGACTTGAAAGTGAACCTACTGTCCTTGAAGGTCATCCAAGTCATGAAATAATCGATTTTGCCAAAAACAATGATATAGATGTTATAGTAATGGGAACACTGGGTAAAAGCGGTCTGGATAAGTTTTTACTTGGTAGTGTTGCAGAAAAAGTTATACGTAATTCTCCTGCACCTGTGCTGGTAGTAAGAGGAGAAGAAAAGAAAGAATAA